A stretch of the Duncaniella dubosii genome encodes the following:
- a CDS encoding alpha/beta hydrolase-fold protein, which translates to MKTIISAFLLFVSGISAVPAYGVDSESFVAQTNIPQASYPRVDSRNRAHFRIHAPEANDVKVDICGHKYDMKRGEDGHWTVVTSPLVVGFHYYFIVVDGVSVIDPSSEAFYGCGRMAGGIEIPEDTAVSAYYTFDRNIPHGQVRECRYYSEIENSDRRCFVYTPAEYETEPSRRYPVLYLQHGMGEDERGWHQQGKMANILDNQIASGKCVPMIVVMDYGNCGYIFGARPGETRDEFGASFTPIMLNELIPFVEKTFRTLTDRDNRAMAGLSWGGHETFQTTLRNLDKFSHIGAFSGALFFLSDGLENAYDGIFNDAEKFNSRVHTFFLGMGTEENFGSDKISEALTEAGIKHTYYSSEGTHHEWLTWRRCLNEFLPLIFKQKDDVAYEN; encoded by the coding sequence ATGAAGACAATCATTTCAGCATTCTTGCTTTTCGTATCAGGAATATCCGCAGTCCCGGCCTATGGCGTGGATTCAGAGTCGTTCGTGGCTCAGACCAATATTCCACAGGCATCTTATCCGAGAGTCGACAGTCGGAATCGTGCCCATTTCAGGATTCATGCGCCGGAGGCAAATGATGTCAAAGTCGATATATGCGGACATAAATATGACATGAAACGTGGTGAGGATGGTCATTGGACTGTGGTCACATCACCTCTTGTAGTCGGTTTTCACTACTATTTCATCGTTGTCGACGGTGTGAGTGTCATTGATCCTTCGAGTGAGGCGTTCTACGGATGCGGACGTATGGCCGGAGGTATAGAAATTCCTGAAGATACGGCTGTGTCCGCCTATTATACATTTGATAGGAATATACCTCATGGGCAGGTGCGCGAATGCCGCTACTATTCTGAAATTGAAAATTCTGACCGCCGTTGCTTCGTATATACTCCTGCCGAATATGAGACTGAACCGTCGCGACGTTATCCCGTGCTGTATCTTCAGCATGGGATGGGGGAGGATGAACGCGGATGGCATCAGCAGGGAAAGATGGCAAACATTCTGGACAACCAGATTGCGTCGGGCAAGTGTGTCCCCATGATTGTGGTGATGGACTATGGAAACTGCGGTTATATTTTCGGCGCACGTCCCGGCGAGACCCGCGATGAATTCGGAGCATCGTTCACTCCGATAATGCTAAATGAGCTTATTCCCTTTGTCGAAAAAACATTCCGGACGCTTACCGACCGCGACAACAGGGCTATGGCCGGGCTATCGTGGGGAGGTCATGAGACTTTTCAGACGACTCTTCGCAATCTTGACAAGTTTTCCCATATCGGAGCTTTCAGCGGTGCTCTCTTCTTCCTCTCAGACGGACTTGAAAATGCTTATGACGGAATTTTTAACGATGCGGAAAAATTTAACTCGCGTGTCCATACCTTTTTCCTCGGTATGGGGACAGAAGAAAATTTCGGAAGTGACAAAATCAGCGAAGCATTGACCGAAGCCGGGATAAAACATACATATTATTCATCAGAAGGGACACATCACGAATGGCTGACATGGCGCAGATGTCTTAATGAGTTCCTTCCTCTGATTTTCAAACAGAAAGACGATGTAGCGTATGAGAATTAA
- a CDS encoding glycoside hydrolase family 31 protein has product MNNRNVITTILSTFVSVGASVCVASDFTIENHGIATEVNGNEISLQFYTPSTVRVIKNSVGTKVEKQSLSVVSTPGNVKFNARQSGKYITVKSDSITVTIDTASGKISFLSPDGKKLLREGDNVSFTPVDDAGEASFKVRQDFCLDADEPIYGFGNLENGRLSQRGLKRTLMPGNIEDGIPVFVSVKGYGVYWDNYSPTTFVDDKDVSYFESEVGDCVDYYFMYGKNADGVIGEMRRLSGEVPMFPLWTYGFWQSRERYKSQDEIVEVVNKYRALGVPLDGIIQDWQYWGNNYLWNAMEFMNPEFNNAQKMVDDIHANNAKVIISIWSSFGPSTRPYKELDSKNMLFDFSTWPQSGIAEQWPPRMDYPSGVRVYDAYHPEARDIYWNHLKRLYDHDMDGWWMDSTEPDHLDFKAEDMDTKTYLGSFRKVRCAYPLLTVGGVYDHQRKESDRKRVFILTRSGFFGQQRYGCNVWTGDVASTWETLRNQIPALLNFTLTGNPNSNSDIGGFFAGAYNKSYGDNSAVKNPQFQELFVRWMQFGAFTPMMRSHGADIKREIYYFGNRGETVFDAVEDAIKLRYSLLPYIYSTSWDVSRHNSSFMRPLMMDFPKDRNGWDCGDQFMFGRNILVAPVVKANYTSEKIIDIDENTGWNRQENAGNDAVAEMDFMTPVNTDIYLPAGTSWWDFETNEIYKGGKKIVKPTTIKTLPLFVKAGSILPIGPDVQYATEKSWDDLEIRVYPGADGEFTLYEDEFDNYNYEKGSYSTIGFSWNDKTRTLTVADRQGEYQGMLSNRTFKVVVADKKSKIVNVSYNGSVTTVKL; this is encoded by the coding sequence ATGAACAATCGCAATGTCATTACTACAATCTTGTCGACATTTGTTTCGGTCGGAGCATCAGTATGTGTTGCTTCTGATTTTACTATTGAAAACCACGGAATTGCAACAGAAGTGAACGGAAATGAAATATCACTGCAATTCTACACGCCATCTACGGTTCGCGTAATAAAAAATTCGGTTGGCACTAAGGTGGAAAAACAGAGCCTTAGCGTGGTGTCGACCCCCGGAAATGTAAAATTCAATGCCCGCCAATCGGGAAAATATATAACAGTCAAGTCCGATTCCATAACTGTAACTATTGACACTGCTTCCGGCAAGATCTCATTCCTTTCCCCGGACGGCAAGAAGTTGCTTCGGGAGGGTGATAATGTAAGTTTTACTCCTGTCGATGATGCCGGTGAGGCATCGTTCAAGGTTCGTCAGGATTTCTGTCTTGATGCCGATGAACCTATCTACGGATTCGGCAATCTTGAAAACGGACGGCTGTCACAGCGAGGCTTGAAACGCACGCTTATGCCCGGAAATATAGAGGATGGTATACCTGTCTTTGTTTCGGTGAAGGGCTACGGTGTGTATTGGGACAATTATTCACCGACAACATTTGTCGATGACAAGGATGTGTCATATTTCGAATCGGAAGTCGGCGACTGTGTCGATTACTATTTCATGTATGGGAAAAATGCCGACGGTGTTATTGGTGAGATGAGAAGGCTTTCAGGAGAAGTCCCGATGTTTCCGCTGTGGACCTACGGATTCTGGCAGAGCCGTGAGCGCTATAAGAGTCAGGATGAAATCGTGGAGGTCGTAAACAAATATCGTGCGCTTGGTGTGCCTCTCGACGGTATAATTCAGGACTGGCAATACTGGGGTAACAACTATCTGTGGAATGCCATGGAATTTATGAATCCTGAATTTAACAATGCACAAAAAATGGTTGACGACATCCATGCGAATAATGCCAAGGTGATAATATCGATATGGTCGTCATTCGGACCGTCCACACGTCCCTATAAGGAACTTGATTCAAAAAACATGCTGTTCGATTTCTCTACATGGCCTCAGTCGGGAATAGCGGAGCAGTGGCCTCCTCGCATGGACTATCCTTCGGGTGTGAGAGTCTATGACGCATATCATCCTGAGGCGCGCGATATTTATTGGAATCATCTCAAACGCCTCTATGACCACGACATGGATGGCTGGTGGATGGATTCGACCGAGCCTGACCACCTTGATTTCAAAGCAGAGGACATGGATACCAAGACCTATCTTGGGTCGTTTCGAAAAGTGCGCTGCGCTTATCCATTGCTGACAGTGGGCGGGGTTTACGATCATCAGCGCAAGGAATCCGACAGGAAGCGTGTGTTTATTCTCACCCGTTCCGGATTTTTTGGGCAGCAGCGCTATGGATGTAACGTGTGGACAGGAGACGTTGCCTCGACTTGGGAGACATTGCGCAACCAGATTCCGGCTCTTCTCAATTTTACACTCACTGGCAATCCGAATTCAAATTCCGACATAGGCGGTTTCTTTGCCGGCGCATATAACAAGAGCTATGGCGACAATTCGGCCGTGAAGAATCCTCAGTTTCAGGAGCTGTTTGTAAGGTGGATGCAGTTTGGTGCGTTTACTCCGATGATGCGTTCCCACGGCGCTGACATCAAGCGTGAGATCTACTATTTCGGTAACCGTGGCGAGACTGTGTTTGACGCTGTTGAGGATGCGATAAAACTTCGTTACAGCCTGCTTCCATACATCTATTCGACATCATGGGATGTCAGCAGACACAATTCAAGTTTTATGCGTCCGCTGATGATGGATTTCCCGAAAGACAGAAATGGCTGGGATTGTGGCGACCAGTTTATGTTTGGCCGTAATATCCTTGTAGCCCCGGTGGTAAAAGCCAATTATACATCTGAAAAGATAATTGATATTGACGAGAATACTGGCTGGAACCGTCAGGAGAATGCAGGAAACGATGCTGTCGCCGAGATGGATTTCATGACTCCTGTCAATACGGATATATATCTTCCGGCCGGAACATCTTGGTGGGATTTCGAGACTAATGAAATTTATAAAGGAGGAAAGAAAATCGTGAAGCCGACAACCATCAAGACATTGCCTCTTTTTGTAAAGGCAGGATCTATCTTGCCGATTGGCCCTGATGTCCAGTATGCTACTGAAAAGTCATGGGATGATCTTGAAATTCGCGTATATCCCGGTGCTGACGGAGAGTTTACGCTCTATGAAGACGAGTTTGATAACTACAATTATGAAAAAGGCTCTTACTCGACCATCGGATTTTCGTGGAACGACAAGACTCGTACACTGACCGTTGCAGACCGTCAGGGCGAATATCAGGGAATGCTGTCAAACCGTACATTCAAGGTTGTGGTAGCTGATAAAAAATCCAAGATTGTAAATGTGTCATATAACGGCTCAGTGACAACAGTTAAGCTATAA
- a CDS encoding sialate O-acetylesterase, with amino-acid sequence MTNRPDPDFHVYLCFGQSNMEGAAAYEAQDTIGGDSRFLMMPAVDMPEKSRTKGRWCQALPPLVRSTTGLTPIDYFGREMVKALPEKVRVGVVNVAVGGCRIELFDTDSCASHIMSQPDWLKNTVKAYDDNPYKRLLTMAREAQRAGIIKGVLIHQGESNTNDREWPLKVRKIYERLISDLGLEKDKMILVAGEMLSEEEGGICSSMNAIVNTLPDVIPNSRIVSSKGCKGAPDGLHFTAEGYRELGRRYAEAVLSRP; translated from the coding sequence ATTACAAATCGTCCTGATCCTGATTTCCATGTATATCTCTGTTTCGGTCAGTCGAACATGGAGGGAGCAGCCGCGTATGAGGCTCAGGATACAATAGGGGGCGATTCAAGATTTTTGATGATGCCGGCTGTCGATATGCCTGAAAAATCGAGGACGAAAGGCCGGTGGTGTCAGGCTTTGCCTCCGCTCGTCAGAAGTACCACAGGTCTTACCCCGATTGATTATTTCGGGCGTGAGATGGTAAAAGCTCTCCCGGAGAAAGTAAGGGTAGGGGTTGTCAATGTCGCTGTCGGTGGCTGCCGGATTGAACTGTTTGACACGGATTCGTGTGCCTCACATATAATGTCACAGCCTGATTGGTTGAAAAATACAGTGAAAGCGTATGATGATAACCCTTACAAACGGCTCTTGACGATGGCCCGTGAGGCACAAAGGGCAGGTATCATAAAAGGAGTTCTTATCCATCAGGGAGAATCGAATACCAATGACAGAGAATGGCCTTTGAAGGTAAGAAAGATCTATGAGCGTCTTATCTCGGATCTCGGACTTGAGAAGGATAAGATGATATTGGTCGCAGGTGAAATGCTTTCGGAAGAAGAAGGTGGAATATGCTCCTCGATGAATGCTATTGTTAATACATTGCCTGATGTGATACCGAACAGTCGTATTGTGTCGTCAAAAGGTTGTAAAGGAGCTCCCGACGGACTTCATTTCACGGCTGAGGGTTATCGCGAATTAGGCCGCCGCTATGCGGAAGCTGTCTTGTCAAGGCCCTGA
- a CDS encoding glycoside hydrolase family 43 protein has product MRINNIKIASVLFIASLPPLVANAINPVVQTNFTTDPAPMVHNDTLYVYTGHDEDGADFFWMQEWRVYSTTDMVNWTDHGSPLAIEDFKWADDRAWAPQCIERDGKFYFYVPLHSRLSGAMAIGVAVGDSPLGPFKDAIGRPLVDGSWDYIDPTVFVDDDGQAYLYWGNPEIYYVKLNKDMISFDGDVHKVQQTIDGFGAPGPKERVKDGVYKDFYTEGPWFYKRNGKYYLLYAAGGVPEHIAYSMSDTPVGPWKYMGEIMPLSDTGSFTNHAGVVDYKGKSYFFYHTGKLPHGGGFGRSVAVEEFSYNPDGTFPTIMPTDSGVPAIATFNPYKRNEAETMAWSEGIKVEPNSKTGVYVSDVHDGDYIRLSNVDFGSGGPRTFCASVASALRGGTLEVRLDKKDGELVASLDVPGTGGWEEWRILETPALMEIHGVHDIYLVFKGRKGPKLFNIDYWQFK; this is encoded by the coding sequence ATGAGAATTAACAATATTAAGATTGCATCCGTGCTGTTTATCGCATCATTGCCACCATTGGTGGCAAATGCGATAAATCCGGTCGTACAGACTAATTTTACGACCGATCCCGCACCGATGGTGCATAATGATACCCTTTATGTCTATACCGGTCATGATGAAGATGGTGCTGATTTCTTCTGGATGCAGGAATGGAGGGTCTATTCCACTACGGATATGGTCAATTGGACCGATCATGGTTCTCCGCTTGCCATAGAGGATTTCAAATGGGCCGATGACCGTGCGTGGGCTCCTCAGTGCATCGAGCGCGACGGCAAGTTTTATTTCTATGTCCCTCTCCATTCCAGATTGTCGGGTGCTATGGCTATTGGTGTGGCCGTTGGCGATTCGCCTTTAGGACCGTTTAAAGATGCGATAGGCCGACCGCTTGTCGATGGTAGCTGGGATTACATTGATCCTACGGTCTTTGTCGACGATGACGGACAGGCATATCTCTACTGGGGAAATCCGGAGATTTATTATGTGAAACTTAACAAGGATATGATTTCGTTTGACGGAGATGTCCATAAAGTCCAACAGACGATAGACGGATTTGGCGCTCCCGGCCCGAAGGAAAGGGTTAAGGATGGTGTATATAAGGATTTTTACACTGAAGGTCCATGGTTTTATAAACGTAACGGCAAATATTATCTCCTGTATGCGGCCGGAGGCGTTCCGGAACATATCGCTTACTCAATGAGTGATACTCCTGTCGGCCCGTGGAAGTACATGGGTGAGATTATGCCGCTTTCCGACACCGGTTCGTTTACAAACCATGCCGGAGTAGTCGATTATAAAGGAAAGTCATATTTCTTCTATCACACAGGAAAACTTCCACATGGAGGCGGATTCGGGCGAAGTGTTGCTGTCGAGGAATTCAGTTATAATCCTGACGGAACTTTCCCTACTATAATGCCGACCGATAGCGGAGTTCCGGCGATTGCTACATTCAATCCTTATAAGCGTAATGAAGCTGAGACCATGGCTTGGTCGGAGGGCATAAAAGTAGAGCCAAATTCCAAAACCGGCGTTTATGTCTCGGATGTCCACGACGGGGACTATATCCGTCTGTCGAATGTCGATTTCGGCAGTGGAGGCCCGCGAACATTTTGCGCGTCTGTAGCAAGTGCCCTGCGTGGGGGGACTCTTGAAGTCCGTCTTGATAAAAAGGATGGAGAGCTTGTCGCTTCGCTCGATGTCCCCGGCACCGGCGGATGGGAAGAATGGAGGATTCTTGAGACTCCGGCTCTGATGGAGATACATGGGGTACACGATATCTACCTTGTGTTCAAAGGGCGCAAAGGGCCTAAACTGTTCAATATTGATTACTGGCAATTCAAATAG
- a CDS encoding glycoside hydrolase family 43 protein, translating to MKKFLAISLFSFGLMANASEQLPIIQTKYNADPAPMVHNDTIFLYTSHDEDDAHGYGFKMQDWLLYSSTDMVNWTEHGAVASLKDFSWVNKDNGAWAIQVVERNGKFYMYCPIHGNGIGVLVADSPYGPFKDPIGKPLVWQKEHWDDIDPTVMIDDDGQAYMYWGNPNLYYVRLNDDMISYSGDIHKFDSAPEHYQEGPWLYKRGDLYYLAFASTCCPEGIGYAMSNRPTGPWESKGYIMRPTERTRGNHPGIADYKGKTYVFGHSYDILRLETPDHHERRSVNAAEMEYNADGTIKEVPYWKDIELKQIEPFNPFRKVEAETMAWGFGLKTRPCGARNMIVTNIDNGEYICLRGVDFGKKGAKKFLASVASTKNGSRIKVRIDSKDGAVIGILPVDSTGSDDSYSLLSCKLEKVKGVHDLYFTFEGDGDDLFNFDYWELK from the coding sequence ATGAAAAAATTTTTAGCAATATCGCTTTTTTCTTTCGGACTGATGGCCAATGCGTCCGAGCAGTTGCCAATAATACAGACAAAATATAATGCAGACCCTGCACCGATGGTTCACAATGACACCATATTTCTCTATACATCCCATGACGAGGATGACGCTCATGGATATGGTTTCAAAATGCAGGACTGGTTGCTATATTCATCGACAGATATGGTCAACTGGACCGAGCACGGTGCGGTTGCTTCATTGAAGGATTTCAGCTGGGTTAATAAGGACAACGGAGCATGGGCCATTCAGGTCGTGGAGAGAAACGGGAAGTTCTATATGTATTGTCCGATTCACGGTAACGGCATAGGTGTGTTGGTCGCAGATTCTCCATACGGGCCGTTTAAAGACCCTATCGGCAAGCCTCTTGTGTGGCAGAAAGAGCATTGGGATGACATAGACCCTACAGTCATGATTGATGATGACGGACAGGCATACATGTATTGGGGAAATCCCAATCTCTATTATGTCAGGCTTAATGATGATATGATTTCATATTCAGGCGATATCCATAAATTTGATAGTGCGCCTGAACACTATCAGGAAGGACCGTGGCTCTACAAGCGCGGAGACCTTTATTATCTTGCATTTGCCTCGACATGTTGCCCCGAAGGAATAGGCTATGCCATGAGCAACCGTCCGACAGGTCCTTGGGAAAGCAAGGGTTATATCATGAGGCCGACAGAACGTACGCGCGGCAATCATCCGGGGATTGCAGACTATAAGGGAAAGACCTACGTGTTTGGTCACAGCTATGACATACTCCGTCTTGAAACTCCCGATCATCACGAACGTCGCTCGGTCAATGCCGCAGAAATGGAATATAATGCAGACGGGACAATCAAGGAAGTTCCATACTGGAAAGACATCGAGCTGAAACAAATAGAGCCGTTCAACCCGTTCCGTAAGGTTGAGGCCGAGACGATGGCATGGGGATTCGGCCTGAAAACCCGTCCATGTGGAGCGAGAAACATGATTGTGACGAATATTGACAACGGGGAATACATCTGTCTACGTGGAGTTGATTTCGGAAAGAAAGGAGCAAAGAAGTTTTTAGCAAGCGTCGCGTCGACGAAAAACGGTTCGCGCATTAAAGTGAGAATTGATTCCAAAGATGGCGCTGTGATCGGTATTCTGCCGGTTGATTCAACTGGTTCGGACGACAGTTACTCACTGCTTTCATGTAAACTTGAGAAGGTGAAAGGTGTTCATGACCTCTATTTCACTTTTGAGGGCGACGGAGACGATTTGTTTAATTTTGATTACTGGGAATTAAAATAG
- a CDS encoding cellulase family glycosylhydrolase, giving the protein MIGLRKLLTAVMATCGLVAVAWPGMDMPVLHVDGRYLKDDAGNVVNLHGFAQTYSPWFNERGTKWNNYDVNGCLEYNKKKIDELLEAGWKMNFVRIHMDPYWSNTPGVSTTGENDISAFDFNRFRTYLSQVFIPMAEYAVSKGLYVVMRPPGVCPEKIEIGDAYHKYLKRVWGYVSTQSRLTDNPHIMFELANEPVQIMDNDGQFGSNTDGCFKNLTAYFQEIVDLMRGNGCDNILWIPGTGYQSQYAGFARYPVTGDNIGYAVHVYPGWYGSDAIEPSHELGGSYGGGFNAFAAGWASQIKPVADFAPVMVTEMDWAPSKYDASWGKSITGKMFGEGFGANFKLLADNTGNVSWLIFSGCELLAAFKDEPGERNTVLNDSEACLWPVYHWYKDYAGEKDPSEDFCLEFSVRKVGDEYVVMPGNSIFMALISDSGNGYQMNRHAEFDVTVKDPDVVEWSDGVFTAHAPGLTDVEIGYTVAGNDESVSVKFNSTFFPFINGYLNPSIWEEGTFDENTCTIKTGKYGFAGWKYSAGIDLSSYRYLIAEMEGGNQAAVSFRVFDQDNYWTDPAVADFGNRTKAVLDLANLKSDSGRLLDPSHIFIVGFWSLGNTPFRVKKVYLSDNPDGESALDEITFSPSERSVDVYNIQGMRLKTQVSTSVALNGLPEGLYIVDGKKIVVKR; this is encoded by the coding sequence ATGATCGGACTACGCAAATTATTGACAGCCGTAATGGCGACGTGTGGATTGGTTGCGGTTGCATGGCCGGGAATGGACATGCCCGTTCTGCATGTCGATGGGCGTTATCTGAAAGATGATGCCGGCAACGTTGTGAATCTCCACGGTTTTGCTCAGACTTATAGCCCTTGGTTTAATGAACGTGGAACCAAGTGGAACAATTATGATGTCAACGGATGTCTTGAATATAATAAAAAGAAGATTGATGAGCTTCTTGAAGCCGGATGGAAAATGAATTTTGTCCGTATCCACATGGATCCCTACTGGTCGAATACTCCCGGAGTGAGTACGACGGGCGAAAACGACATATCGGCTTTTGATTTCAACCGTTTCCGTACATATCTTTCGCAGGTGTTCATTCCTATGGCTGAATATGCCGTTTCGAAAGGGCTGTATGTTGTTATGCGGCCTCCGGGCGTATGTCCTGAAAAAATAGAAATAGGGGATGCTTATCATAAATATCTCAAGCGGGTGTGGGGATATGTCTCGACACAATCGAGATTGACTGATAATCCGCACATAATGTTTGAACTTGCCAATGAGCCGGTTCAGATTATGGATAATGACGGACAATTCGGTTCGAATACCGACGGATGTTTTAAGAATCTGACAGCTTATTTTCAGGAAATAGTAGATTTGATGCGTGGAAATGGCTGTGACAATATACTCTGGATTCCCGGTACGGGTTATCAGTCGCAATATGCAGGTTTTGCCCGATATCCTGTTACGGGTGACAATATCGGCTATGCTGTCCACGTCTATCCGGGATGGTATGGCAGTGATGCCATTGAACCGAGCCATGAGCTTGGCGGTAGTTATGGCGGTGGTTTCAACGCATTTGCTGCCGGTTGGGCATCCCAGATAAAGCCGGTTGCGGATTTTGCACCAGTTATGGTCACCGAGATGGACTGGGCACCGTCGAAATATGATGCCTCATGGGGTAAAAGTATCACCGGCAAAATGTTTGGTGAAGGTTTTGGCGCTAATTTCAAACTTCTTGCCGATAATACCGGCAACGTTAGCTGGCTTATCTTTTCCGGATGTGAGCTGCTTGCAGCATTTAAGGACGAGCCGGGTGAACGCAATACGGTGCTCAATGATTCCGAGGCATGTCTGTGGCCTGTGTATCATTGGTATAAGGATTATGCAGGAGAGAAAGATCCCTCAGAAGATTTTTGTCTTGAATTCTCGGTAAGGAAAGTAGGTGACGAATATGTTGTCATGCCCGGAAATTCAATATTTATGGCTCTGATATCAGATTCCGGCAACGGCTATCAGATGAACCGGCATGCGGAATTTGACGTCACGGTCAAAGATCCGGATGTGGTTGAGTGGTCTGACGGTGTGTTCACGGCTCATGCTCCCGGTCTTACAGATGTTGAAATAGGATATACCGTGGCCGGGAATGACGAGTCAGTGTCGGTAAAGTTCAATTCCACATTTTTCCCTTTCATCAATGGCTATCTGAATCCGTCAATCTGGGAAGAAGGCACATTTGATGAGAATACCTGTACAATCAAAACAGGTAAGTATGGTTTTGCCGGTTGGAAATATTCTGCGGGAATTGATTTGTCGTCCTATCGTTATCTGATTGCTGAGATGGAAGGAGGCAATCAGGCCGCTGTCTCGTTTAGAGTATTCGATCAGGATAATTACTGGACTGACCCGGCGGTCGCTGATTTCGGTAATAGGACTAAGGCGGTGCTTGATCTTGCAAATCTGAAATCTGATAGCGGACGGCTACTTGATCCGTCGCACATATTCATCGTCGGCTTCTGGTCGCTCGGCAATACACCTTTTAGAGTTAAAAAAGTTTATCTGAGTGACAATCCTGATGGAGAATCTGCACTTGACGAAATTACTTTTTCTCCATCGGAGCGGTCTGTCGATGTCTATAATATTCAGGGAATGAGGCTAAAGACACAGGTCTCTACGTCTGTTGCTTTAAATGGATTGCCCGAAGGTCTGTATATCGTGGATGGAAAGAAAATAGTTGTAAAACGGTAA